The nucleotide sequence GGGGCCGCGCTCCTTTGTAATCGTGCGTTCGATTTCCGGAGGAGGAATCATGCGCATTGCATTCATTGGAATGGGCATCATGGGGCGACCCATGGCCGCCAACCTGGTGAAGGCCGGGCACGAGGTGACGGTTTGGAACCGGACGCCGGGCAAAGCTCCTGCCGGGGCGCGCGAGGCAGCGTCAGCGCGGGAAGCGGCCCGGGAGGCGGAAGTGGTGTGGATGTGCGTGCCGGACACCGCCGCAGTGGAGCAGGCGCTGTTGGGGCCGCAAGGCGTGGAGGCCTCCCTGAAACCGGGCATGGTGGTGGTGGACTCGAGCACCATCTCACCGGAAGCCACGCAGCGCTTCGCGGAGCGCGTGCGGGCGCGGGGCGCGGATTATCTGGACGCTCCGCTTACCGGCTCCAAGGCGGCCGCCGAAGGCGGCACGCTGATCTTCATCGTGGGAGGGAGCGAGGCGGCGATCGAGAAGCTGCATCCGCTTTGGGGCGCCATGGGCAAACAGGTGATCCGCATGGGCGGTACCGGCATGGGTCAGGGGGCCAAGCTGGGCCTGAACCTGATGATCGCGCTCATGTACGAAAGCTTTGCCGAGGCGCTGACGCTGACGCGGCGGCTGGGTGTGGCTCCGGATTCGTTCCTGGACCTGCTGCGGTCGTCGATGGCGCGCTCCGGGGTGCTGGACTACAAGGCGCCGTTCGTGGAGCGGCGCGATTTTTCCGCCAACTTCCCATTGCGGCTGATGCACAAAGACCTGCACCTGATCCTGGACGCGGCCAAGCAGCATGGCGTACGGCTGCCGGGCGTGGAGGGCGTGGACACGGTGTACGAGGCGGCCAGCCAGGAAGGGCACGACGATCTGGACTACGCGGCTACGCTGCTGCTGATCGAGAAGTGGGCGGGTATGGAGAAGGCGGCGTAGGATCAGGGCTAGAGCCCGTGTCGGGTGAGTTGTCGCCGACACGGGATTTCCCCGGCTCCACCCGGAACAGGATTTGTCCCGCTCTCCCAACCGAAACCCGACAAGCGGGTTATCCCGCACTCCACCAAGCAATTACAGAAGTATTACAGTAGCGGCGGGTGCGAATTGGTAGGCTGGAAGCACTGTTACACGAGGAGTAACACGCGAAAAATGGAACAGGAAACCGTAGCGCCAGAGAGAGTGAACCGGATCAACTGGGTGACCGCCGTCTTCATGATGCTGTTCCACGTGGGGGCGGTGGCGGCGCTGTTTTACTTCAGTTGGTCGGCGCTGGCGGTGGCCGTCTTCCTTTACTGGGTGTCGGGCAGCCTGGGCATCGGGATGGGATATCACCGGCTGCTGACCCACCGGGGCTACAAGACGCCCAGGTGGGTGGAGTACTTCCTAACCACGTGCGGGGTGCTGGCCATGCAGGGGGGCCCCATCTTCTGGGTGGCGACGCACCGCATCCATCACCGCTTCAGTGACATCGAGGGCGACCCGCACTCGCCGCGCGACGGCGGGTGGTGGGCGCACATGGGCTGGATCCTCACCGGGCGCGCGCTCCATCATGATGCTGACGTCCTGGCCAAGTACGCGCCCGACCTGGCGAGAGACCGCTTCCAGGTGTGGATCAGCAAGTACCACTACGTGCCACAGATCGTTCTGGGGATCGGATTGCTGGCGGCGGGAGGATGGCCGTGGCTGCTTTGGGGCACGTTCCTGCGCACGGTGTTCATCCTGCACAGCACCTGGCTGGTGAATTCGGCGACGCACATGTGGGGCAGCCGCCGCTTTGAGACGCGCGACGACTCGACCAACAACTGGTGGGTAGCGCTGCTCAGCTTCGGCGAAGGATGGCATAACAACCACCACGCGCATCCCACCGCGGCACGACACGGTTTGGCCTGGTACGAGCTGGATACGAACTGGATCGGCATCCGGACACTGCAAGCGCTCGGCTTGGCGCGCGACATCAAGCTGGTGAAGCTGAAAGATCCGGCGAGCGAAGAGAGCGCAACCGTTCCCGCGATGGCCGAAGCCGCGGGCGACTAGTCCCGCTATCACCCTTCCCGAGCCTGCAGGGTACAATCCTTGCAGGTTCTTTCTCTTCTGCGGTCCTGGCAATGAACCTGCGCACGCGCCGCAAGTCGGTGGTGTTCTTCGTCACCTTCGGGGTCTGCCTGATCGCGGCGGCCGTGGCCCTAAACGTGAGCTGGATCCTGCTGCACTGGCGCACGCTGGGCTGGCTGCTGCTGGGCTCGATCCTGTCGCTGGCCATCATCGCGGGGCTGGCGCTGAACACCATCTTCCTGGTGCGGGAGATACGACGGAACGAGCAGCACGACAGCTTCCTCAACGCGGTGACGCACGAACTGAAGACGCCCATCGCCTCACTGCGGTTGTACCTGGAGACGCTGAAATCGCGCGACCTGGACGAAGTGCAGCGGCGCGAGTTCTACGACGTGATGCTGGCGGATAGCGACCGCCTGCTGAGCACCGTGGAGCAGGTTCTGCTGGCGGCGCGCACCGGGCAGACGGGTCGCAGCCTGGCCCGCACCGTGGTGGATGTGGCCGAAGTGGTACAGGAATCGGTGGCGCTGGCGCGGACGGCGCACCACCTCAGCCCGGAGGCGCTGCGGTTCCACGCGGCTGATGGGCATGGCGCTCCGGAAGTCCTCGGGGACCGCAATGAGCTCTACGCGGCGTTTGCCAACCTGATCGAGAACGCCATCAAGTACTCGCATGACGGCGTGCAGGTGGAGGTGGAAGTGGCCACGCCGAACGCCGAGAGCGTGACCGTACAGGTGCGGGACCGAGGCGTCGGCATTCCGCAGGACGAGCTGAAGCGCATTTTCAAACGCTTCCACCGCGCTCCCGGGCGGCAGATGACGCGGGTGAAAGGCACCGGGCTGGGGCTGTTCATTGTGCGGTCGGTGATCGAGAAACACGGCGGGCGGGTGCGCGCGGAGAGCGCCGGCGAACAGCACGGCAGCACCTTCACCGTGCAGTTGCCGAGGGTGCAGCCATGAGCGCCGTGCTGGTGGTGGAGGATGAGAAGCACCTGGCGAACGGATTGCGCTTCAACCTGGAAGCGGAAGGCTATCGCGTGGAGCTGGCGGGGGATGGGGAGCGCGCGCTCGAGCGGCTGAAGCGGCCGGAAGCGAACTACGACGCGGTGATCCTGGACGTGATGCTGCCGGGCGTCGACGGTTTCCAGGTGGCGTCGGAGCTGCGGCAAGCGGGCGTCTTTACGCCCATCCTCATGCTGACGGCTCGTGGGCGGCCGGAAGACGTGCTGCGCGGATTCGAGGCGGGCGCCGACGACTATCTGCCCAAGCCGTTCGACCTGACGATTTTGCTGGCCCGGTTGCGCGGCCTGCTGCGGCGGCATCGCTGGTCGCGGAAGAGCGGGGAAGGGGTATCCGCGAATGCCACCGTGCAAGCCCGTCCGGGCAATGGGCCGGAGGCCGATGAGTTTGTCTTCGACGGCAAGCGGATCGACTTCGGAGCCCTGGAACTGCACGCAGGAAAGCAAGCCGTGCGGCTCACGGCGATGGAAGCCGAGCTGCTGCGCTACCTGGTGCAGCACGCCGGCAAGGCGGTGTCGCGCAAGGCGATGTTGCGCGACGTATGGGGCCTGAGCGAGGAGACCGACACGCGCGCCATCGACAACTTCATCGTGCGGCTGCGGCGGTATATCGAGAAGGAGCCCTCCCGTCCGCAGCACCTGCTGACGGTGCGCGGCGTGGGATACCGGTTTGTAGCCGCGCCGGAGAAATAGCCGAGATAACGCGCCGGTGAGTCACCGCATCTCAACCCGAGGCGCTGCGACCGGGGCTCACTTTTTCGGGTAGAATTCGGTGCACGCCGTTGCCATCAGGTTCTGGGACCGGTCGCGTACCGGTGGAACGGAGAGCGTCCCATGAACGCACCGCGAAACGGTAGTCCGCGCAACGGAGACGCCGTTAAGCTGAGCTCGCCACGCGGCAAGCTAATCGTGCTGGCCGCCAGCGATTCCGAATCCTCCGAATACCTGCGCAGCACGTGGCGGCAGATGCTGCTGGCCACGCTTCCGTACCGTTACGCCAAGTGGATGGGGACAGACTGGTCGCTGGCAAACGAGATTGCGGCCGACGGCCAGGCCCGGTACGTCCCGCACGGGTTGCGCGTAGTGGAAGCGCTGCTGCTGAAGAAGTTCTCGCCGGAGCAGATCGCGGTCTGCTATCCGGACCAACTGGAGCGGTTCGTGGGCCCGGAGACGCGGGTGATCGGCATCCATGCCCATAACCCGCTGGGCATCACGTTCGCCACCGACATCTACCCCATGCTGTACGGCGCAACCGCCGAACCCATCAACGCCTACGAGTTCCGGCGGATGATCCTGCACCCGGCGATCTGGCGGCACAAAGAGCACCTGAAGGTCATCGTGGGCGGACCGGGCTCGTGGCAGATCGAGAAGAAGAACCTGCTGGACGAGTGGGGCGTGGATTGCCTGGTGGACGGCGAAGCGGAAGACGCCGTTCTGCCGTTGTTCGAGGCGGCAGTGCGGGGCGAGCCGCTGCCGCGCAAGGTGGAGTGCCACAGCCCGCGGCTGGAGCGAATTCCGCCCATTCACCACCGGTCGACCTTCGGAGTGGTGGAGATCACACGAGGCTGTGGGCGTGGCTGCCAATTCTGCTCGGTGGCACTGCGTGGCGGCAAAAGCATTCCGCTGGAACAGATCCTGCACAACGTGCGGGTGCAAGTGGCCGAGGGCGCCGACACCATCCTTTTCACGACCGAAGACCTGTTCCTGTACGAGCAGGGGCCGAAGTTCCAGACTAATCGCACGGCGCTGAAGAAGTTGTTCGAGTCGGTGGCCGCGGTGCCGGGCGTGAAGCACCTCATGCTGACGCACGGCACCATCGCGCCGGTGGTGCTGGAGCCGGAGGTGATCGAAGAACTTTCGCCCATCGCCGTGAGCAAGGCGGTGGGGCAGCACAAGGCTTCCACGCATTCCGATCACCGCTATGCCAACCTGTTCGTCGGCCTCGAGACCGGATCGCCCCGACTGTTCACCGAGTACATGAAGGGCAAGGGATACCCGTTCCGTCCGGAGCAGTGGCCGGACGTGGTGCTGAAGGGGATGGAAATCCTCAACCGGCACAACTGGTTCCCGTTCTGCACCTGGATCATCGGGCTGCCAGGCGAGACGCGCGAGGACACCAAGCAGACCCTCGACCTGCTCTATTGCCTGAAGGATGCCAAGTGGTGCGCCATCCCTACGCTATTCGTGCCCCTGGAAGACACGCGGCTCGAGAACAAGGAAAGCGCCAAGCTGGTGAAGATGACCGACCTGCAGTGGGAGGTGTTCTTCACCTGCTGGCGCTACAACCTGGATTTTTACCGCAACACGCCCTCGGTGCAATGGAAGTTCAACCTGGGCGTGCCGATCTACTACTACCTGATGGGGCGGCGGCTGTTCGGTCCGGAGATGAAGTATCCGTTGTTCCGCCTGGGACACTTTCCGGAGCGCTTCCTACGGCGCAGGCTCTACCTGGACTTCAGCGGAGGAACAAAGCCACGCTATCGCGTTCCCGAGTTCGTGCCCGTGCCGGAGCACCATTCGCGGCCGGCCCTGCCGGACCTGGTGCAGCTCGGAGGAACGCTGGGGGCGCGAGCGAGCGCGGACGACTAGGATTCCTCACTGAAGCTGCCCTCTGACTTCGACCTTTCCGTCGTGGTGAAGGATAATCGTCGCTCATGATCGGCCAACAGCTCGGCCACTACCGCATTGAAGCGCAGATCGGCGCCGGCGGCATGGGTGTGGTGTATCGCGCGCAGGATGAGAGCCTGGGCCGCGCGGTAGCGCTCAAGCTGGTGAGCGAGCGCTTCATGGCGGATCGCAAGGCTCGTAAACGGTTGATTGACGAGGCGCGGAATGCTTCCGCCCTGAACCATCCCAACATCTGCACCATCTTCGAGGTTGGGGAAGCCGACGGACACACCTACATCGCCATGGAGCATGTGGAAGGGCGCACGCTCAACGGCATAGTGCTGGGCCAGGGGCTGCCGCCGGAAACGCTGCTGCGCTACGCGGTGCAGATCGCGGACGCACTGGCGCATGCGCATCAGCGTGGAGTCATTCATCGCGACCTGAAGAGCGCGAACGTGATGATCACGACCGAAGGGCGGGCCAAGGTGCTGGACTTCGGGCTGGCCACCCGGGAGCGGGAGCAGGAGATCGAGGATGCGACGCGCTCGCGCATGTCGCTGACGGAAGCAAAGACAGTGGCGGGCACGTTGCACTACATGCCGCCGGAGGTGCTGCGCGGGCAGCCGGCGGATGAACGCTCGGACATCTGGTCGCTGGGCGTGATGCTCTATGAGATGGCCGCGGGCCGCTTGCCGTTCTCTGGAGCCACGACTTACGAGCTGAGTTCGGCCATTCTGCGCGAACCGATACCGGCACTTCCGGCGAACGCGGGAAGCGGCTTGCGAGCCGTGGTAGGGCGCTGTTTGAAGCGCGAACCCGGCGAGCGTTACCAGAAGGCCAGCGAGGTGCGGGCGGCGCTGGAGACGCTGGAGTCGAGCACGGAGGTGACCGTCCCGGTGCCGGCGGCGGGAGAGACGCAACGCGTATCACGGTGGGTGATAGTTGGCGGGGCCGTACTCATTGCTGCGGTGATTATCGCGATAGGGATTCGCGGGACGCCGTTCGGCATCGGTATCACCTCCAGCGAAGGTCGTGAATCACCCGCACGCCAGCCCGTCATGCAGTTGGAGTTTGAGGGCAAGCCCTCCGCGAATGCGGAAGCCAATGAATACTTCCAGAAAGGCGTACTGTTCCTGAACACGCAGTTCAACGTGCCGCGGGCGCGCGAAATGTTCGAGCGGGCGCTTGAGATCGATCCCCGGTTCGGCAAAGCCCGAGGCGTTTATGCGTTTACCTACGTGCTGATGATCGAGGGCGGGTACTCCAATGACTCCGCTCTGCTTTACAAGGCAGAAGCAGAAGCGCGGCGCGCGCTGCAGGACGACCCCAGCTCACGCCAAAGCCGGATCGCCCTGGCCGGGGTCTATCTGCTGCAAGGGCGCAAAGAGCTGGTTTCCGGAGAGCTGGAGCAAGTGTCGAAAGGGGATCCGAACAGCGGGCTGCCGGCCACAATGTGGGAGCTGCTCTATCACAGGTTCAACGGGAACTACGGGCGAGCGGAGCAACTGGCCAACGAAATGTTAGCCGCCACGCCCACGTTTTTCCCGGCGCGCACCTACCGGGGAGAGATGTGGCGCGAGCAAGGCAAGCCGGCCGACGACATTCGGGAACAGGAGAAGGTATTAGAGCAGGATGCGACAAATATTCTTGCGCTCGGCCACCTGAGCCGCGCTTACCTCGACTTGGGAGATGTAGCCAAGGCGCGGGCCACGCTGGAACGTGTAAAGCCGGAAGACCGCCGGAACTACCGCATTCGCCTGGCGCGCGCCTTGGTCCTGGCGCGGGAAGGGAAGCGGGTGGAAGCGCTCAAGGAAATGGACTCCGAAGTGCAGAAGTATGCCGGATCGAGTGCGCCTTTAAATGTCCAAGCGGCGGCTTTTTACGCGACGCTGGGCGAGAAAGAAAAGGCGCTGGAATGGCTTGACCGTGCTGTGCGCAATGGAGATGAACGCGCGGAGTATTTCCAGAGCGACCCGTTGTTGCGCAGCATTCGCGACGAAGCACGGTTCAAACAGGTTCTGGAGTCCATCGCCTACCGGCGGCAGCAGCGTACGCCGGGGATGTGAAGACGATCTTCTAGGACGAATTTCCCATGTCTGCGCGGAAAGGCGTGCGCAGACATGGGGCCCAGCCGGCACGGCTAGATCTGAATCCAGCACCACTCCTTGGTAAGCGGCGTCTGGTTGAACTGTTCGCCGCCGGTCTTGGTTACTCTCACAAGGTTCGAGTGGTTGTAGCCAAAGCCGCCCGCCGGATTGTAGAGGCCGGGTTCGTTGGAGAAGGTCATGTTCTCTTCGAGCAGCATGGTGTCGCCGAGGGCAAGATAAGGCGCCTGGTGGCCCTCGCTGCCTTCGCCGTGGGCGGGGCGGTGATAGACGTACTTTTCCATGCCGCCGTCCTTTGCCACTTTGAGCACGCCTTCCGCCACGGCATTGCAGGGTGTGCCGGCCTGCATGAGCTTCTGCTGCTCGAGCGTCATGGCGGTGTGCACTTCCCACATCTTGCGATGGAGGTCGGTGACGGCGGGGCCGGCGATCTGCATGGCGCGATAGCCTTCGCCCCCATAGCCGCCGATGCGCACGCCGGCGGCGATCTGGATGGCGTCGCCGCGCTCGATCTTCTTGTAGAAAAACTGGTTGGGATGGGGATAGGCGGTGGCCACGCCAGTGCGGCACTCGAACCCGACACCGACTCCGACCCCGGTGTGCGGGCGGCCATCGAGCTTGAGATATTTCACGAGTTCGGCGGCACCGAAAGCGCTGGTGGCGTGGCCGACTTCGAAGTCGGTGGCGTCGGTGCCGTAGCCCAGGATGTAGCTACGGGCGAAGTCCATCATGCGGTCATGGAGGGCGATGCCCACGCGGCAGAGCGCCAGCTCCTCTTCGGTCTTGACCTGGCGCATGCGCAGCAACGTCTCACCTACGGTCTTCCATTCCGGCTTCATCTGCGGCGTAGTCTTGCGCAGCGAGGCCGCCTCGTCGTCCGACAGAGGTTGCTCGAAGCCGATGCGGCCGGAAGCGTGGCCGCGCTTCTTCAGGCCTTCCAGCATCCAGGCGAACAGGTCGGCGGTGGGGCCGGCTGTCCACACCACCTGGTTGTAAGCACCGTGGTGGTGGTAGTCGAAATACCATTCGCCGTCCTTGATCCACCAGGTTTCCCACAGGTCGCGATCGAGGCCGGGATAGAAGATGGCCGGGTCGCCCTGGGCGGGCACGAACAGCCAGATGGCGCGCTCGGTGGTGGTGGCGAAGGCGCCGGTGAGGTACTGAATATTGTCGGAACCGGTGACGACAGCGCCATCGAGCTTCTTTTCCGCCAGCTTCTGCTGGAAGCGCCTCATGGTCGCCTGGTGCCACTCGGCCGGCAGGCGGAAGGGACCGGTCAGCGGCGGATACTCCTTGGCGGGCAGCTTGGCAGCCTGGTCTTCGGCGCGCATCATGGCACGAGCGGCTTGGGGCGCGGCCAGCGCAGCGCCAGCCAGGGCAACCGACGATGACTTCAGGAACTTGCGACGTTGCATCAGCGATTCTCCTCTCTCCTCGAGACTGAAACTAATTTCAATGCGACATCAGGGTTGAGCCGCGGCCGTGGTCATGCCCTGCGGATAGTCGTGCATGCTGAGAATGCGCCAGGTTCCCGCGGTGCGCCGCATTACCATCATGCCGCGCCCGGGGTGGTCCACAGACGCGCTGGTGTGCCGGTACTCGTAGGCCGACCAGGCGGTATCTCCGACAATGCGGATTTCGGTGTGATGGATGTCCAGATACAGTCCGCGCTCGCCAAAGTAACGTTGGCGGACATGAGCCAGGCATTCCTCGCGTCCGTGGAACTCGCCGGAACCCAGGAACAGGCTGATGTGCGGATCGAAACACTGCGCCAGTGCAGCAGTGTCCTGGCGGTTGAAGGCTTCACGACAAGCTTTCATGGCGGAGTCCAGTTCTGCCAGTTCCGGGTCGGGACCGCTCTGCTGGCGGAATTGCAGGACGCGGCGCTGCAAGTCGAGCGTGGTGCCGAGCTGTTCCAGCAGGTCCACGCCGAAAATGCCGTCGATGCGCCGGCCGCAGGCCTCGCCAATGGAACTGAGGTCGATGGCGGGCAGACGCAGGTTGCGCAGCACGCGGCTGCCTAGTTGCAGTTGCGGCACATGAACTTCGCGCGCGCGGGCGGAGGCGGTTCCGCTGTAAGAGGTGACGCTGATCTCGCGGGAGGCGCCTTCTGGAAACGACTTCAGATTCAGCACCGAGGTGGCGCCTGTATCCACCAGGAAGCGCATCTTGGCGCGCTCCACCTGGACAGCGACTACCGGCAACCGGTCGCAGCGCTCGAGCGGAACCTCATCCGCAGCATTGTTTTGCGGTGTGGCCAGGGCAAGATGGGGCAATCCGAAAAGCAGGAGAGAGAGCGCTGCCCGGCGAGCACCGGTCATAGGCAAGACATTCTACTCTGCACGAGGCACTGGCCGGTCTGCGGACTTGCCAAGCTGAATCAGCAGATAGACGGAAGCGACCAGGAGCAGGGGCGAGGAGTAGAAACCGGGCATGGGGCGCGGAAACCGAATGGCCGGTAGTGTGTGCCCGAGTATGGTCCCAACGATGTGGCCGGTGCCATTCACGAGCATGAGAATGGCAAAAAAATAGGCCAGCGGCCGCAACCAGCGCGCCCCGCGGAACGCGAACGGCGACAGGGCAAACAACACCATCACACCGATCACGAGCCCAGTGAGCCACTCGTTGAACTCGAACACGGGCATCGGGAACCACTCGTAACGTTCGCGCATTGCCAGAACCGT is from Terriglobales bacterium and encodes:
- a CDS encoding fatty acid desaturase; translation: MEQETVAPERVNRINWVTAVFMMLFHVGAVAALFYFSWSALAVAVFLYWVSGSLGIGMGYHRLLTHRGYKTPRWVEYFLTTCGVLAMQGGPIFWVATHRIHHRFSDIEGDPHSPRDGGWWAHMGWILTGRALHHDADVLAKYAPDLARDRFQVWISKYHYVPQIVLGIGLLAAGGWPWLLWGTFLRTVFILHSTWLVNSATHMWGSRRFETRDDSTNNWWVALLSFGEGWHNNHHAHPTAARHGLAWYELDTNWIGIRTLQALGLARDIKLVKLKDPASEESATVPAMAEAAGD
- a CDS encoding radical SAM protein encodes the protein MNAPRNGSPRNGDAVKLSSPRGKLIVLAASDSESSEYLRSTWRQMLLATLPYRYAKWMGTDWSLANEIAADGQARYVPHGLRVVEALLLKKFSPEQIAVCYPDQLERFVGPETRVIGIHAHNPLGITFATDIYPMLYGATAEPINAYEFRRMILHPAIWRHKEHLKVIVGGPGSWQIEKKNLLDEWGVDCLVDGEAEDAVLPLFEAAVRGEPLPRKVECHSPRLERIPPIHHRSTFGVVEITRGCGRGCQFCSVALRGGKSIPLEQILHNVRVQVAEGADTILFTTEDLFLYEQGPKFQTNRTALKKLFESVAAVPGVKHLMLTHGTIAPVVLEPEVIEELSPIAVSKAVGQHKASTHSDHRYANLFVGLETGSPRLFTEYMKGKGYPFRPEQWPDVVLKGMEILNRHNWFPFCTWIIGLPGETREDTKQTLDLLYCLKDAKWCAIPTLFVPLEDTRLENKESAKLVKMTDLQWEVFFTCWRYNLDFYRNTPSVQWKFNLGVPIYYYLMGRRLFGPEMKYPLFRLGHFPERFLRRRLYLDFSGGTKPRYRVPEFVPVPEHHSRPALPDLVQLGGTLGARASADD
- a CDS encoding NAD(P)-dependent oxidoreductase, which encodes MRIAFIGMGIMGRPMAANLVKAGHEVTVWNRTPGKAPAGAREAASAREAAREAEVVWMCVPDTAAVEQALLGPQGVEASLKPGMVVVDSSTISPEATQRFAERVRARGADYLDAPLTGSKAAAEGGTLIFIVGGSEAAIEKLHPLWGAMGKQVIRMGGTGMGQGAKLGLNLMIALMYESFAEALTLTRRLGVAPDSFLDLLRSSMARSGVLDYKAPFVERRDFSANFPLRLMHKDLHLILDAAKQHGVRLPGVEGVDTVYEAASQEGHDDLDYAATLLLIEKWAGMEKAA
- a CDS encoding protein kinase is translated as MIGQQLGHYRIEAQIGAGGMGVVYRAQDESLGRAVALKLVSERFMADRKARKRLIDEARNASALNHPNICTIFEVGEADGHTYIAMEHVEGRTLNGIVLGQGLPPETLLRYAVQIADALAHAHQRGVIHRDLKSANVMITTEGRAKVLDFGLATREREQEIEDATRSRMSLTEAKTVAGTLHYMPPEVLRGQPADERSDIWSLGVMLYEMAAGRLPFSGATTYELSSAILREPIPALPANAGSGLRAVVGRCLKREPGERYQKASEVRAALETLESSTEVTVPVPAAGETQRVSRWVIVGGAVLIAAVIIAIGIRGTPFGIGITSSEGRESPARQPVMQLEFEGKPSANAEANEYFQKGVLFLNTQFNVPRAREMFERALEIDPRFGKARGVYAFTYVLMIEGGYSNDSALLYKAEAEARRALQDDPSSRQSRIALAGVYLLQGRKELVSGELEQVSKGDPNSGLPATMWELLYHRFNGNYGRAEQLANEMLAATPTFFPARTYRGEMWREQGKPADDIREQEKVLEQDATNILALGHLSRAYLDLGDVAKARATLERVKPEDRRNYRIRLARALVLAREGKRVEALKEMDSEVQKYAGSSAPLNVQAAAFYATLGEKEKALEWLDRAVRNGDERAEYFQSDPLLRSIRDEARFKQVLESIAYRRQQRTPGM
- a CDS encoding Xaa-Pro peptidase family protein: MQRRKFLKSSSVALAGAALAAPQAARAMMRAEDQAAKLPAKEYPPLTGPFRLPAEWHQATMRRFQQKLAEKKLDGAVVTGSDNIQYLTGAFATTTERAIWLFVPAQGDPAIFYPGLDRDLWETWWIKDGEWYFDYHHHGAYNQVVWTAGPTADLFAWMLEGLKKRGHASGRIGFEQPLSDDEAASLRKTTPQMKPEWKTVGETLLRMRQVKTEEELALCRVGIALHDRMMDFARSYILGYGTDATDFEVGHATSAFGAAELVKYLKLDGRPHTGVGVGVGFECRTGVATAYPHPNQFFYKKIERGDAIQIAAGVRIGGYGGEGYRAMQIAGPAVTDLHRKMWEVHTAMTLEQQKLMQAGTPCNAVAEGVLKVAKDGGMEKYVYHRPAHGEGSEGHQAPYLALGDTMLLEENMTFSNEPGLYNPAGGFGYNHSNLVRVTKTGGEQFNQTPLTKEWCWIQI
- a CDS encoding DUF4440 domain-containing protein — its product is MTGARRAALSLLLFGLPHLALATPQNNAADEVPLERCDRLPVVAVQVERAKMRFLVDTGATSVLNLKSFPEGASREISVTSYSGTASARAREVHVPQLQLGSRVLRNLRLPAIDLSSIGEACGRRIDGIFGVDLLEQLGTTLDLQRRVLQFRQQSGPDPELAELDSAMKACREAFNRQDTAALAQCFDPHISLFLGSGEFHGREECLAHVRQRYFGERGLYLDIHHTEIRIVGDTAWSAYEYRHTSASVDHPGRGMMVMRRTAGTWRILSMHDYPQGMTTAAAQP
- a CDS encoding response regulator transcription factor yields the protein MSAVLVVEDEKHLANGLRFNLEAEGYRVELAGDGERALERLKRPEANYDAVILDVMLPGVDGFQVASELRQAGVFTPILMLTARGRPEDVLRGFEAGADDYLPKPFDLTILLARLRGLLRRHRWSRKSGEGVSANATVQARPGNGPEADEFVFDGKRIDFGALELHAGKQAVRLTAMEAELLRYLVQHAGKAVSRKAMLRDVWGLSEETDTRAIDNFIVRLRRYIEKEPSRPQHLLTVRGVGYRFVAAPEK
- a CDS encoding HAMP domain-containing sensor histidine kinase yields the protein MNLRTRRKSVVFFVTFGVCLIAAAVALNVSWILLHWRTLGWLLLGSILSLAIIAGLALNTIFLVREIRRNEQHDSFLNAVTHELKTPIASLRLYLETLKSRDLDEVQRREFYDVMLADSDRLLSTVEQVLLAARTGQTGRSLARTVVDVAEVVQESVALARTAHHLSPEALRFHAADGHGAPEVLGDRNELYAAFANLIENAIKYSHDGVQVEVEVATPNAESVTVQVRDRGVGIPQDELKRIFKRFHRAPGRQMTRVKGTGLGLFIVRSVIEKHGGRVRAESAGEQHGSTFTVQLPRVQP